A DNA window from Thermococcus sp. 4557 contains the following coding sequences:
- a CDS encoding membrane protein, protein MEAVGFKCERCGAPLEVSPETIVAICPYCGFPNHVSGNLKTENIYIVPTIDKNAIAKAFWDRVSRDFDLKRMKEQIEIVDIEGHYAPYWVGNVHVEGDVEYMVREEECHTDSEGETHCHTVERHYHDYVDEVLSLIGSARRQVKSFGVDDIIVHYSRAKPEGKKLLELDEDQWGKIKLEILNTEIDETQAKMIMREDAIDVIRDRYSAKADRIERFDITADEPQNVSLILLPMWTVYYKHENSIFHAVFAGWDGRDVAATEPMPIWRRAQYMAGVVLGVIIGAAGAAYGGANGSALVSVLSLILGAGTSGYFGSLVLEGQRTERSTGIMGHFTGAFKR, encoded by the coding sequence ATGGAGGCCGTTGGATTTAAATGTGAGAGGTGCGGTGCGCCCCTCGAAGTATCCCCGGAAACCATAGTCGCAATCTGTCCATACTGCGGTTTTCCTAACCACGTAAGCGGAAACCTGAAGACGGAGAACATCTACATCGTCCCGACCATTGATAAAAACGCCATAGCCAAGGCCTTCTGGGACCGCGTCAGCAGGGACTTCGACCTCAAGCGCATGAAGGAGCAGATTGAGATAGTTGACATCGAAGGTCACTACGCCCCGTACTGGGTGGGCAACGTTCACGTTGAGGGTGACGTCGAGTACATGGTGCGCGAGGAGGAGTGCCACACGGACTCGGAGGGCGAAACCCACTGCCACACCGTCGAGAGACACTACCACGACTACGTTGACGAGGTTTTGAGCCTCATCGGCTCAGCAAGGAGGCAGGTCAAGAGCTTCGGCGTTGATGACATTATCGTCCACTACTCGAGGGCAAAGCCCGAGGGGAAAAAGCTCCTTGAGCTGGACGAGGATCAGTGGGGAAAGATAAAGCTGGAGATACTCAATACTGAAATAGACGAGACTCAAGCGAAGATGATAATGCGCGAGGATGCGATAGACGTCATAAGGGACCGCTACTCCGCCAAGGCAGACAGAATAGAGCGCTTTGATATAACCGCCGATGAGCCTCAGAACGTTTCTCTGATTCTCCTGCCGATGTGGACCGTCTATTACAAGCATGAGAACTCGATATTCCATGCCGTCTTCGCCGGCTGGGACGGAAGGGACGTTGCCGCCACAGAGCCCATGCCCATCTGGAGGCGCGCCCAGTACATGGCCGGCGTCGTCCTCGGAGTCATCATAGGCGCTGCTGGAGCCGCCTACGGCGGTGCAAACGGCTCAGCTCTGGTTTCGGTGCTCTCTCTGATACTTGGAGCTGGCACCAGCGGCTACTTCGGGTCGCTGGTTCTGGAGGGACAGAGAACCGAGAGGAGCACCGGCATCATGGGGCACTTCACGGGGGCGTTTAAGAGGTGA